Proteins encoded together in one Aminipila butyrica window:
- a CDS encoding pyruvate carboxylase: MQQKFKRVLVANRGEIAIRVFRACKELGIRTVAIYSEEDRNALFRTKADEAYQIGKGKSPVDVYLGINEIIELAKAKGVDAIHPGYGFLSENVEFARKCEEEGIVFIGPTHEMMDRLGDKIKSKLVAHEVGVPTIPGVEKAIENEEEAKKIAEECGYPVMLKAAAGGGGRGMRIVRKAEELSGEFRSARSEAKKAFGIDDIFIEKYLESPKHIEVQVFGDNYGNLVHLHERDCSIQRRHQKVIEFTPAICISEEQRQNICADALKIAKAVNYRSAGTVEFLLDTDGRHYFIEMNPRIQVEHTVTEMVTGIDLVQLQILAAEGYSLDSERIDIKGQEDIQPRGYAIQCRVTTEDPNNGFAPDTGVIDLYRTGSGFGIRLDGGNGFSGATITPYYDSLLVKVTAGGRTFEDTIAKAIRALDEAKIKGVKTNIGFIMNVLNHETFRAGKCDTKFIADNPDLFEIRSDDAEMKILNFLGNKFVNETKGVKPQFDVPVFPRIKPEVIKELRGTRQLLLEEGPEKLAKWVKDRKELLVSDTTMRDAQQSLMATRVRTIDMEKIAPATALYGQNLFSLEMWGGATFDTSYRFLKESPWERLATLREKIPNILFQMLFRGANAVGYKNYPDNVIREFVRESAQAGVDVFRIFDSLNWIEGMEVALDEVLKQGMVAEPCICYTGDILDETKEKYNLKYYINMAKELEKRGAHILGIKDMTGLLKPMAAKKLVENLKNEIDIPIHLHTHDTSGNGGATYLMAALAGVDIVDAAFNSMAGLTSQPALNTLVAAMENTERATGIDLDGIQHISNYWNAVRPVYRGFESGLRVSTAEIYKYEIPGGQYSNLKPQVESFGLGHKFEEVKDMYMTVNEMLGDIVKVTPSSKAVGDMAIFMIQNDLTAENIYEKAADIDFPDSIVSYFEGMMGQPQGGFPEELQKLVLKGKKPITCRPGELLEPEDFEYIRKGLVDKLDLEGTDQEVLSYALYPKVFVDYVQSIRKDGDFRMMGSDIFFHGLAEGETCEIKIGEGKILVIKLVDVKTPDSEGLREVVFEVNGNRHSIMIKDKDLENMGLTKASVPMADPDDPTQIGANIPGSIIKVLVKEGEKVAEKQPVAIIEAMKMETNILAAMAGTVEKIYVKEGQQVKSGELIVELK, translated from the coding sequence ATGCAGCAGAAATTTAAAAGAGTGCTGGTCGCAAACAGAGGAGAGATTGCGATCAGAGTTTTTCGAGCCTGTAAAGAGCTAGGCATCCGAACAGTAGCCATTTACTCAGAAGAAGATAGAAATGCTTTATTCCGCACAAAGGCAGATGAGGCTTATCAAATCGGCAAGGGAAAGTCCCCGGTAGATGTGTATCTGGGCATCAATGAAATCATTGAGCTGGCCAAGGCTAAAGGCGTTGATGCCATTCACCCAGGCTACGGCTTCTTGTCGGAAAACGTGGAATTCGCCAGAAAGTGCGAAGAGGAAGGCATTGTCTTCATCGGACCTACCCACGAGATGATGGATCGTTTGGGCGATAAGATCAAGTCCAAGCTTGTAGCTCATGAGGTCGGCGTGCCGACTATTCCAGGCGTGGAAAAAGCCATTGAAAACGAAGAAGAAGCGAAAAAAATTGCAGAGGAATGCGGCTATCCGGTTATGCTGAAGGCAGCTGCCGGCGGCGGCGGACGGGGTATGCGTATCGTGCGCAAGGCAGAAGAACTGTCAGGTGAGTTCAGAAGTGCCAGAAGCGAAGCAAAAAAAGCATTTGGTATCGATGATATCTTCATAGAGAAGTATCTGGAAAGCCCGAAGCATATTGAAGTGCAGGTTTTTGGAGACAACTACGGCAACTTGGTTCACCTTCATGAGAGAGACTGCTCCATCCAGCGGAGACACCAGAAGGTTATCGAATTTACACCAGCTATTTGTATCTCCGAAGAGCAGCGTCAGAACATCTGTGCCGATGCCCTTAAAATTGCAAAGGCTGTTAACTACAGAAGTGCTGGTACCGTAGAGTTCCTGCTGGATACCGACGGACGGCATTACTTCATCGAAATGAATCCGCGGATTCAGGTAGAACATACCGTGACGGAAATGGTTACAGGTATCGACCTGGTTCAGCTGCAAATTCTAGCGGCTGAAGGGTACAGCCTGGACTCTGAACGAATTGATATTAAGGGACAGGAAGACATTCAGCCGAGAGGTTATGCGATTCAGTGCCGAGTGACTACAGAAGACCCGAACAACGGCTTTGCACCAGATACTGGCGTGATTGACCTGTACCGTACCGGCTCTGGTTTCGGTATTCGTTTAGATGGCGGAAACGGCTTCTCTGGAGCTACTATTACGCCGTACTATGACAGCCTGCTGGTAAAAGTTACCGCTGGCGGACGGACTTTTGAGGACACCATTGCCAAGGCTATTCGAGCTTTGGATGAAGCGAAGATTAAGGGCGTGAAGACCAATATTGGTTTTATCATGAACGTGCTCAATCATGAAACTTTCCGGGCAGGTAAGTGTGATACCAAATTCATCGCTGACAACCCAGATTTGTTTGAAATCCGCAGCGATGATGCAGAGATGAAGATTCTCAATTTCTTAGGCAACAAGTTTGTCAACGAGACCAAGGGTGTCAAGCCGCAGTTTGACGTACCGGTCTTCCCGCGGATAAAGCCGGAAGTTATCAAAGAGCTTCGAGGCACCAGACAGTTGCTGCTGGAGGAAGGGCCAGAGAAATTGGCTAAGTGGGTTAAGGACAGGAAAGAACTTTTGGTGTCTGATACCACTATGCGAGATGCACAGCAATCCCTGATGGCTACTCGAGTGCGGACAATTGATATGGAGAAGATTGCACCGGCTACGGCTCTTTATGGCCAGAATCTATTTTCTCTGGAAATGTGGGGAGGCGCAACCTTTGATACGTCCTATCGATTCCTCAAGGAATCCCCATGGGAGCGGTTGGCTACTTTGCGGGAGAAGATTCCGAATATCCTTTTCCAGATGCTGTTCAGAGGTGCCAACGCTGTCGGCTATAAGAATTATCCGGACAATGTAATCCGTGAATTTGTCAGAGAATCTGCGCAGGCAGGAGTTGACGTGTTCCGAATCTTCGATTCCCTGAACTGGATTGAAGGTATGGAAGTGGCCCTGGACGAAGTATTGAAGCAGGGCATGGTAGCAGAACCGTGCATCTGTTACACCGGTGACATTCTGGATGAAACAAAAGAAAAGTACAACTTAAAATATTATATTAACATGGCAAAAGAACTGGAGAAGCGCGGTGCGCACATTCTGGGCATTAAGGACATGACCGGTCTGCTGAAGCCAATGGCTGCTAAGAAGCTGGTAGAAAACTTGAAGAACGAGATTGACATTCCAATTCATCTGCATACCCACGACACCAGCGGTAACGGCGGAGCTACTTATCTGATGGCTGCTTTGGCTGGCGTAGATATTGTAGACGCTGCTTTCAACAGCATGGCAGGGCTGACCAGCCAACCGGCATTGAACACCTTGGTAGCAGCTATGGAGAACACCGAGCGGGCTACAGGCATCGATTTGGATGGCATCCAGCATATTTCCAACTACTGGAATGCAGTAAGACCAGTATATCGCGGATTTGAATCCGGCTTGCGGGTAAGTACAGCTGAAATCTATAAGTATGAGATTCCTGGAGGACAGTATTCCAACTTGAAGCCACAGGTGGAAAGCTTTGGATTAGGCCATAAGTTTGAAGAAGTGAAGGATATGTACATGACTGTCAACGAGATGTTGGGAGATATCGTCAAGGTAACACCTTCCTCTAAGGCCGTAGGCGACATGGCAATCTTCATGATTCAGAACGACCTGACGGCGGAGAACATCTATGAAAAGGCGGCTGACATCGACTTCCCGGATTCCATCGTATCTTATTTTGAGGGCATGATGGGCCAGCCTCAGGGCGGTTTCCCAGAAGAGCTGCAAAAGCTGGTATTAAAAGGCAAGAAGCCAATTACCTGCCGACCGGGCGAGCTGCTGGAGCCAGAGGATTTTGAATACATTCGCAAGGGTCTGGTGGATAAGCTGGATCTGGAAGGGACTGATCAAGAGGTTCTCAGCTACGCGTTGTATCCGAAAGTATTTGTGGATTATGTCCAGAGCATCCGAAAGGATGGGGATTTCCGCATGATGGGTAGTGACATCTTCTTCCACGGCTTAGCAGAAGGAGAGACCTGCGAAATCAAGATTGGCGAAGGAAAGATTTTAGTCATCAAGCTGGTAGATGTGAAGACACCAGACTCCGAAGGCCTGCGAGAAGTGGTCTTTGAAGTGAATGGCAACAGACATTCCATTATGATTAAGGATAAGGATTTAGAAAACATGGGTCTCACAAAGGCTTCTGTACCAATGGCTGATCCAGACGATCCGACACAGATTGGCGCTAACATCCCGGGCAGTATCATCAAGGTGCTGGTAAAGGAAGGCGAAAAAGTAGCGGAAAAACAGCCAGTGGCTATCATTGAAGCTATGAAAATGGAGACGAACATCTTGGCTGCCATGGCCGGAACAGTAGAGAAAATCTACGTGAAGGAAGGACAGCAGGTGAAGTCCGGAGAATTAATCGTAGAATTAAAGTAG
- the gdhA gene encoding NADP-specific glutamate dehydrogenase: MSNYVERVIAQCIENNPGELEFHQTVEEVLSSLKPVVEQHPEYEAAGLLERIVEPERGITFRVVWTDDAGKVHVNKGYRYQFNSAIGPYKGGLRFAPSVYPGIIKFLGFEQVFKNSLTGLPIGGGKGGSDFDPNGKSDAEIMRFCQAYMTELYRYIGAETDVPAGDLGVGAREIGYLYGQYKRIVNRSEGIVTGKGLSYGGCLGRTEATGFGIVWYAEEMLKANGEEIKGKTVAISGFGNVSWGTALKLRDVGAKLITISGPDGYILDEEGINTDEKIAYMLELRSSGENICAPYAEKFPGAKFFPGEKPWKVQADLYIPCATQNEILEEDAESFVKQGVKFVCEGSNMSSTNQALKIMQAGGIIVGPSKAANAGGVAASCIEMGQNAGHTVFSTEQVYQQLHSIMVGIHKACADASQEYYGKYDLIAGANIAGFQKIADAMTAQGLV, encoded by the coding sequence ATGTCAAATTATGTCGAAAGAGTGATTGCTCAGTGTATCGAAAACAATCCAGGCGAACTGGAATTTCATCAAACGGTGGAAGAAGTTCTTTCTTCCTTAAAACCCGTAGTAGAGCAGCACCCGGAATATGAGGCTGCTGGGCTTTTAGAGCGAATAGTCGAGCCTGAACGAGGAATCACCTTCCGTGTGGTATGGACAGACGATGCGGGAAAGGTACATGTCAACAAAGGGTACCGATATCAGTTTAACAGCGCCATCGGTCCTTATAAAGGCGGACTGAGATTTGCACCCAGCGTATATCCAGGTATTATTAAATTTTTAGGTTTTGAACAGGTTTTTAAAAACAGTCTTACCGGTCTACCAATCGGCGGAGGCAAAGGCGGTTCCGATTTTGATCCCAACGGGAAGTCCGATGCAGAAATTATGCGTTTCTGTCAAGCCTATATGACTGAGCTGTACCGGTACATTGGTGCGGAAACCGACGTTCCGGCCGGTGACTTGGGCGTAGGTGCTCGGGAAATTGGCTACTTATATGGTCAGTATAAGCGGATTGTTAATCGTTCAGAAGGCATCGTCACCGGCAAAGGCTTATCCTACGGAGGCTGCCTGGGACGGACGGAAGCCACCGGCTTCGGTATTGTCTGGTATGCGGAAGAAATGCTGAAGGCTAACGGCGAGGAGATCAAGGGCAAGACTGTAGCCATCTCCGGCTTCGGAAACGTATCCTGGGGAACAGCCTTAAAGCTGCGAGATGTAGGCGCCAAGCTGATTACCATCTCCGGACCGGATGGTTATATTCTAGATGAGGAAGGCATCAACACCGACGAAAAAATTGCCTATATGCTGGAACTGAGAAGTTCTGGTGAAAATATCTGTGCACCTTACGCAGAAAAATTCCCTGGAGCTAAATTCTTCCCAGGAGAAAAGCCTTGGAAGGTTCAGGCCGACCTCTACATTCCTTGTGCCACCCAGAACGAAATCCTGGAGGAAGATGCGGAAAGCTTCGTAAAGCAAGGCGTAAAATTTGTCTGTGAAGGTTCTAACATGTCCTCTACGAATCAAGCACTTAAAATCATGCAAGCGGGCGGCATAATCGTTGGACCGTCAAAGGCGGCCAATGCCGGAGGAGTAGCGGCATCTTGCATCGAAATGGGTCAGAACGCCGGTCATACCGTGTTTAGTACGGAACAGGTTTACCAACAGCTCCACAGCATTATGGTGGGTATACATAAGGCTTGTGCCGATGCCTCCCAGGAATATTACGGCAAATATGACCTGATTGCCGGAGCCAACATCGCCGGATTCCAAAAGATTGCTGATGCCATGACGGCTCAAGGCTTAGTATAA
- the mgtE gene encoding magnesium transporter, producing MEQEKTLNEILVDILELTQNKRYGKARDLLLENNEVDIAEILEDIMGELGVERSVILFRTLPKNVSVEVFSYLPIEDQVAIINAITDKEVHFIMEELAFDDMIDVLEELPANVVDKILEKTPKNERKLINTFLNYPEDCAGTLMTPDYISLQKNMTVAEALAHIKREGMDSETVYTCYVKDRGRTLLGIVSLRNLVIADDNQLIDEFMHTDFVSVNVYDHQEAVSDIFRKYGFLAVPVVDKENRLVGIITVDDILDVIEEETTEDFERMAGVIDSSDKEYLDMSVWHHVKNRIPWLFLLMCSYVITGSIIASFENVLSQVISLVSYLPMLMGTGGNSGSQSATLVIRGMSVDEISLSDFGKVMWKELRISIIVGIVLSSLNFLRICWLDGQGPMVALTVCGAMLVIVVAAKVIGSMLPMLAKRIGIDPALMASPMISSLTDMVSVITYFLMASILLGI from the coding sequence ATGGAACAGGAAAAAACATTAAACGAAATTCTGGTAGATATTCTGGAACTGACTCAAAATAAAAGATATGGAAAGGCCAGAGATCTGCTGCTGGAAAACAACGAGGTGGACATCGCCGAGATATTGGAAGATATTATGGGCGAGTTGGGGGTAGAGCGATCCGTTATCTTATTTCGGACTCTGCCCAAGAATGTATCTGTGGAGGTTTTCTCTTATCTGCCCATTGAAGATCAGGTAGCTATCATCAATGCGATTACCGATAAGGAAGTTCACTTTATCATGGAAGAGTTGGCTTTTGACGACATGATTGACGTGTTGGAGGAGCTTCCCGCTAATGTAGTAGATAAAATATTGGAGAAGACCCCCAAGAATGAACGGAAGCTGATTAATACTTTTTTAAACTACCCGGAAGACTGTGCCGGGACACTGATGACCCCGGACTATATCAGCTTGCAGAAAAATATGACCGTGGCAGAGGCTTTGGCGCATATTAAACGGGAAGGAATGGACAGTGAGACGGTTTATACTTGTTACGTGAAGGACAGGGGCCGGACCCTATTAGGCATTGTCTCTCTGCGAAATCTAGTTATTGCCGACGATAATCAGCTTATCGACGAGTTCATGCATACGGATTTCGTCAGCGTCAACGTCTATGACCATCAGGAGGCCGTGTCGGATATCTTTAGGAAGTATGGTTTTCTGGCTGTGCCTGTAGTGGACAAGGAGAACCGCTTGGTGGGAATCATTACTGTCGATGATATCTTGGATGTCATCGAAGAAGAGACTACCGAGGACTTTGAGAGAATGGCGGGGGTTATTGACAGCTCCGACAAGGAATACCTGGATATGAGCGTGTGGCATCACGTGAAGAACCGAATCCCTTGGCTGTTTTTGCTCATGTGTTCTTACGTCATTACCGGCAGCATCATCGCCAGCTTTGAAAATGTATTATCACAGGTTATCAGTTTGGTTTCTTATCTGCCTATGCTCATGGGCACGGGAGGGAACTCTGGATCACAGTCTGCCACTTTGGTAATAAGAGGTATGTCGGTGGATGAAATCAGCCTGTCGGACTTCGGCAAGGTCATGTGGAAAGAACTGCGGATCAGCATCATTGTGGGGATAGTTCTGAGCTCGCTGAATTTCTTGCGTATTTGCTGGTTAGACGGTCAGGGACCGATGGTGGCGCTGACGGTATGCGGGGCCATGCTGGTTATTGTCGTGGCGGCGAAGGTTATCGGCAGTATGTTGCCGATGCTGGCTAAACGCATTGGCATTGACCCAGCATTGATGGCTTCCCCGATGATTTCTTCCCTGACGGATATGGTATCTGTTATCACCTATTTCCTGATGGCTTCTATCTTGTTAGGAATTTAA
- a CDS encoding NAD(P)H-hydrate dehydratase: MKDGLITLEYVNTVIKRRDRSIHKGDCGRILLIAGSLGMAGAAVLCGRAALRSGAGLVQIAVPEELFPILQMGVPEATCVSRKSLNLDWQRYDAIAVGPGLGEDAEHGELIRRIAREYEGTLVLDADGLNQAARNHLQEDLRKARCSLIISPHIGEAARLLDMEVGQAGAWDRQELARLLVEKTNAIVVLKGAETIVATPEGTSYTNTTGNPGMATAGSGDVLTGIITSLSGQGLLPVDAAKAGVCLHGLAGDLGADRLGEYGLTAGDLTVMTALAMKKILLG, translated from the coding sequence ATGAAAGATGGTTTAATTACTTTAGAATATGTAAATACTGTAATCAAGAGACGAGATCGGAGCATACATAAAGGTGACTGCGGAAGGATTCTCCTGATTGCAGGTTCCCTGGGGATGGCAGGAGCTGCTGTCCTGTGCGGAAGGGCAGCCTTGCGGAGCGGTGCAGGCTTGGTACAGATCGCTGTACCAGAAGAGCTGTTTCCCATCCTCCAGATGGGCGTGCCGGAGGCCACCTGTGTTTCCAGAAAGTCTCTGAATTTGGACTGGCAGCGGTACGATGCTATCGCCGTCGGTCCTGGATTGGGGGAGGATGCGGAACATGGAGAATTAATCAGACGGATTGCCCGAGAATACGAGGGGACGCTTGTATTAGATGCAGACGGTCTGAATCAAGCAGCTCGGAATCACCTGCAGGAGGACCTGCGAAAGGCTCGGTGCAGCCTGATTATCTCTCCCCATATAGGAGAGGCGGCTAGGTTGCTGGACATGGAGGTGGGCCAAGCAGGGGCTTGGGATCGGCAAGAGCTGGCCAGGCTGCTGGTGGAGAAAACAAATGCGATAGTGGTTCTAAAAGGGGCAGAGACCATTGTGGCAACGCCAGAGGGAACGTCATATACTAATACTACAGGTAATCCCGGTATGGCTACGGCGGGTTCGGGAGATGTCCTCACGGGGATTATCACCTCCCTTTCCGGTCAAGGGCTGTTACCTGTAGATGCTGCTAAAGCTGGTGTCTGCCTTCATGGGCTGGCAGGAGACTTAGGGGCGGATCGACTGGGAGAATACGGGCTGACCGCCGGAGACCTGACGGTGATGACGGCTTTGGCCATGAAAAAAATATTATTGGGATAA
- a CDS encoding type II toxin-antitoxin system PemK/MazF family toxin: MLVKKGDIYFADLSPVIGSEQGGIRPVLVVQNDVGNKYSPTIIVAAVTSQLNKAKLPTHVEIDAKNNGLSKKSVVLLEQLRTIDKKRLKERIGAIDESLLPNVNEALTVSLGIAPNSLS, encoded by the coding sequence TTGTTAGTTAAAAAAGGCGATATTTATTTCGCAGACTTAAGTCCGGTCATAGGCTCTGAACAGGGAGGAATAAGACCCGTTCTTGTAGTGCAGAACGATGTAGGCAATAAGTACAGTCCGACTATCATAGTAGCTGCTGTTACTTCTCAGCTAAATAAGGCGAAGCTGCCTACACACGTGGAAATAGACGCGAAGAACAACGGATTGAGCAAAAAATCTGTGGTGCTGCTAGAGCAGCTCCGGACCATCGATAAGAAAAGATTGAAGGAACGGATTGGAGCCATCGATGAATCGCTGCTTCCCAATGTGAATGAAGCGTTGACCGTAAGTTTAGGAATAGCACCAAATAGCTTAAGCTAG
- a CDS encoding DUF5693 family protein, with product MRAFLKENKWWAAAVCIFVLISAISIGYRMQIERQNKTYDIIADYSELGLMAEQSHKDISYWLKQFRDRLNITKVGLAEESIMSLMEDTDLEVSGQTMDEITKEADWKEKYPAAFVQGLTDHGYDSYDVLVQMSSRRAADFVLQAVESRFEKNKYYAMDFGDSAYVVIDGNAKSALYSQPYKLANSKKGGFIERTDIVGSKIMYISLGLLPEKVEKVQALGMEIVPRTLCYGGYNGEKYGKAVIAEYEKYGITPEYLIAGGEGVIGYDDGRELAEKYIKDNHITIGLIENTTQLQNILQDGVEEIAEDTDYQAVRVFSVWNYIQYRYQYYGYEGAEEIENTLFRAITERNIRVIYFKPIKENQDLFTYVTDMKVYEKMFNNLEKRLGDHNFTYGSASVMAYHQVPFGLKLASAFGCVAAAVLLLGAFLPLGRRSKLILGGLGAVGALGVCYIAPNSVVLLLSFAASVIFACLSITLFTAVSQGMRERLDRRTPLLKVLSWSLLTLVGCVLVSLMGGLMTAAPLSSTSYMLEIDIFRGVKLAQLLPIVYFAIAYLAYFGFGEKKRFVGKLEFHDLKDMMNTSIKIWMIILGAVIGGIGYYYIARTGHETSVEVSSLEMIFRNYLEDMLVARPRNKEFLFAFPAIMLMVYTSARQFKLWPVLFGLCGVIGMTSVNNTFMHIRTPLYLGFYRTGYSLLFGIIIGILGILVFEVAHGIYVKWILPLHKQDIPEKGRRMHV from the coding sequence ATGAGGGCATTTTTGAAGGAAAACAAATGGTGGGCAGCAGCTGTTTGTATTTTTGTATTGATTTCGGCTATTTCTATCGGATACCGGATGCAGATTGAACGGCAGAACAAAACGTATGACATCATCGCCGATTACAGTGAGCTGGGGCTTATGGCGGAACAGTCTCACAAGGACATTTCCTATTGGTTGAAACAGTTTCGGGACAGGCTGAATATCACGAAGGTTGGTCTTGCAGAAGAGAGTATCATGTCTCTGATGGAGGATACAGACCTGGAGGTCAGCGGTCAAACTATGGACGAGATTACCAAGGAGGCAGACTGGAAGGAAAAGTATCCAGCAGCCTTTGTTCAAGGGTTGACGGACCATGGCTATGATTCCTATGATGTGCTGGTACAGATGAGTTCCAGACGGGCGGCAGATTTCGTTTTGCAGGCCGTAGAGTCCCGCTTTGAAAAGAACAAGTACTATGCCATGGATTTCGGAGATTCCGCTTATGTGGTTATCGACGGAAATGCGAAGAGCGCCCTGTATTCTCAGCCTTACAAGCTGGCCAATTCCAAAAAAGGCGGCTTTATTGAGCGGACGGATATCGTTGGCTCTAAGATTATGTACATCAGCTTGGGATTGCTGCCGGAAAAGGTAGAAAAGGTGCAGGCTCTGGGCATGGAAATTGTCCCTCGAACCTTGTGTTACGGCGGGTATAATGGTGAAAAATATGGCAAGGCTGTCATCGCCGAATATGAAAAGTATGGTATCACACCAGAATATTTAATTGCAGGCGGCGAAGGGGTTATCGGCTACGACGATGGCAGAGAACTGGCAGAGAAATATATCAAGGACAACCACATCACCATCGGCTTGATTGAAAATACCACCCAGTTGCAGAATATTCTTCAGGACGGTGTGGAAGAAATTGCTGAGGATACAGACTATCAGGCGGTGCGGGTCTTTTCTGTCTGGAATTATATTCAGTACCGTTATCAATATTATGGCTATGAAGGAGCAGAAGAAATTGAGAACACCTTGTTTCGGGCTATTACCGAGCGAAACATTCGGGTTATTTACTTCAAGCCAATTAAGGAAAATCAAGATTTGTTCACCTATGTGACCGACATGAAGGTGTACGAGAAGATGTTTAACAATTTGGAAAAGCGGCTGGGGGATCACAATTTTACTTATGGTTCTGCTTCCGTGATGGCCTACCACCAAGTACCTTTTGGCCTAAAACTGGCCTCTGCCTTTGGCTGTGTAGCAGCGGCAGTCTTACTGCTCGGCGCATTTCTTCCTTTAGGGAGACGAAGCAAGCTAATCCTAGGCGGATTAGGAGCGGTAGGTGCATTAGGCGTTTGTTATATAGCACCGAACAGCGTTGTTCTGCTTTTGAGTTTTGCGGCATCAGTCATCTTTGCCTGTCTGTCCATCACGCTCTTTACAGCAGTGAGCCAAGGGATGCGGGAGCGACTAGATAGGAGAACTCCTCTATTGAAGGTTCTGAGTTGGTCCTTGCTGACGCTGGTTGGCTGCGTGCTGGTCTCCCTCATGGGAGGTCTGATGACTGCTGCCCCGTTGTCTTCTACCAGTTACATGCTGGAAATTGATATCTTCAGAGGGGTGAAGCTGGCTCAGCTGCTGCCGATTGTTTACTTTGCCATTGCTTATTTGGCCTATTTTGGCTTCGGTGAAAAGAAGCGCTTTGTAGGCAAGCTGGAGTTTCACGATTTAAAGGACATGATGAATACCTCTATTAAAATTTGGATGATTATTTTAGGGGCGGTTATCGGCGGTATCGGTTATTACTATATTGCCAGAACTGGCCATGAAACCTCGGTAGAGGTTTCCAGCCTGGAGATGATTTTTAGAAATTATTTAGAAGATATGCTGGTGGCACGGCCAAGAAATAAGGAATTTTTGTTTGCCTTCCCAGCTATTATGCTGATGGTTTATACCTCTGCGCGGCAGTTCAAGCTGTGGCCAGTGCTTTTCGGCCTCTGCGGCGTCATCGGTATGACTTCGGTGAACAACACCTTTATGCACATCAGAACGCCGCTTTACCTGGGTTTTTACCGGACAGGCTATTCCCTGCTCTTCGGTATCATCATAGGTATCCTGGGGATTTTGGTGTTTGAAGTGGCTCATGGAATCTATGTGAAGTGGATTCTGCCTCTGCATAAGCAGGACATCCCAGAAAAAGGTCGGAGGATGCATGTATAA
- the csaB gene encoding polysaccharide pyruvyl transferase CsaB, giving the protein MYKILISGYYGFNNIGDESILRAVVDNLRSRLADTEITVLSQDPVSTAEKYGVYSASRKSLLSILQEVKKCDLLISGGGSLLQDVTSKKSILYYLIIMWMAQLFRKKVFIYSQGIGPINANLNRRLTAWTLSKVSGIVVRDEASKEFLAEIGVNPAKVAVTADPVLRIKPVPLEIGQEILRKEGIQLREEGLIVGFAIRERKLDSQFVDELCLAIHQLVEEQQAQIVLIPFHYSEDLAVIEELEKRLGDQVSSIKHKYLTNEMLSIIGNMDLLVGVRLHALIHSAIMNVPMIGISYDPKINSFMKSMGMKALCSIYDFSSQDFIEEFNKTIRHKEVIQRRVQENMVSLVKSLDTNEEMIREIMKK; this is encoded by the coding sequence ATGTATAAGATATTAATTTCAGGCTATTATGGATTCAACAACATTGGTGATGAATCCATTTTACGGGCTGTAGTGGATAATTTGCGAAGTCGGCTGGCGGATACGGAGATTACGGTACTTTCCCAGGACCCGGTGTCCACAGCGGAAAAATATGGGGTGTATTCTGCCAGCAGGAAGTCTCTTCTGAGCATTTTGCAGGAGGTCAAGAAATGCGATTTGCTGATTAGCGGCGGGGGCAGCCTGCTTCAGGATGTGACCAGTAAGAAGAGCATTCTCTATTATTTGATTATTATGTGGATGGCGCAGTTGTTCCGCAAAAAAGTTTTTATTTACAGCCAGGGCATCGGGCCAATCAATGCTAACTTGAATCGGCGATTGACGGCCTGGACATTGTCCAAGGTCAGCGGCATTGTCGTTCGGGATGAGGCCTCGAAAGAGTTTTTAGCCGAAATCGGGGTCAATCCAGCTAAGGTGGCGGTTACCGCTGATCCGGTTCTGCGGATTAAGCCGGTGCCACTGGAAATAGGTCAGGAGATTCTGCGTAAGGAGGGTATCCAGCTTCGAGAGGAAGGCTTGATTGTAGGTTTTGCCATTCGGGAACGCAAGCTGGACAGTCAGTTTGTGGACGAGCTATGTCTGGCTATTCATCAGTTGGTTGAGGAACAACAGGCTCAAATTGTGCTGATTCCCTTTCACTATTCCGAGGATTTGGCAGTCATTGAAGAACTTGAAAAACGACTGGGAGACCAGGTGTCTTCTATCAAACATAAATATCTGACCAATGAGATGCTCAGCATCATCGGTAACATGGACCTGCTGGTGGGTGTCCGGCTTCACGCTTTAATTCATTCGGCTATTATGAATGTGCCAATGATTGGTATCTCCTATGATCCGAAGATTAATTCCTTTATGAAATCCATGGGAATGAAGGCCCTGTGTTCTATTTATGATTTCAGCAGCCAGGACTTTATAGAGGAGTTTAATAAAACCATCCGGCACAAAGAGGTTATTCAGCGACGAGTGCAGGAAAACATGGTCAGCCTGGTTAAGTCGTTGGACACCAACGAAGAGATGATTCGGGAGATAATGAAGAAGTGA